One region of Streptomyces davaonensis JCM 4913 genomic DNA includes:
- a CDS encoding phosphotransferase family protein, which produces MGAPPLPGPFPGERPASAAVRAFVAQAARRGRSSSGHHNRNYVLPLTMDMARRLDREPGTQVTVRMRRPGALRVVIRTWEDEPEILAAVRKQLPQVPQCLAKEPDFAVHSYVEGTTLADVCPDDKPLDTLLVKALAEVFAGMAQVRREALPRLPADWPRNDKDSQGFLRTLAHLADRQIRQPNWREFGGLFAALGIPEDALVRLADRVPAMARRPYALLHTDLHRKNLVLPFAAEPPLFCVDWELASYGDPLHDLATHLVRMRYPLHQWEEVIEAWAEALRRARPGALNGLHRDLDHYVDFERAQSLYPDVMRAAASLRDRTDDESLAEATAQVRDALEVAARPLGLGNLPGEPEIGRILYRWREARDASRKPQARIRDWDPERLVPEHPRFSSAAVYEALHAEGAAPAGRVFKGTGHLNSVVRVPGVDFPVVVRRKVADACRRERGFLSEHAVLRAIERSGLPIAAPKFLALGTSYQSEPFAIHTYEGPQDIERPPGHPVHGLLPHEADRLVDQLGALTRVNFREVDPAAGEGRFYTWLSEQLVLLVSELPKESQRLARLLGLPDAPRLSQILARHQVSERRPALLHGDLNPWNLVRRSDELALTLIDWEMAVVGDPLYDLVRHMHLTPTRPEIRDRMFERWSKRLGAEFTVDWWRDWRVYRWIEIVRSAYIDLDRLVTGDSLDAPNVRRAVDSYGMTLAAAIGSLGLPTRPTANPHLVRALA; this is translated from the coding sequence GTGGGCGCACCACCTCTTCCCGGCCCCTTCCCCGGGGAACGCCCAGCGTCCGCCGCCGTCCGCGCCTTTGTCGCGCAGGCCGCCCGGCGGGGCCGCTCCAGCAGCGGCCACCACAACCGCAACTACGTCCTTCCGCTCACCATGGACATGGCCCGCAGGCTCGACCGTGAGCCCGGTACGCAGGTCACCGTGCGGATGCGGCGGCCCGGGGCGCTGCGCGTGGTGATCCGGACCTGGGAGGACGAACCGGAGATCCTGGCGGCCGTACGCAAGCAGCTGCCGCAGGTACCGCAATGCCTCGCCAAGGAACCGGACTTCGCCGTCCACAGCTATGTGGAGGGCACCACGCTCGCCGACGTGTGCCCCGACGACAAGCCCCTGGACACCCTGCTGGTGAAGGCCCTGGCCGAGGTGTTCGCCGGGATGGCGCAGGTACGGCGGGAGGCGCTGCCCCGACTCCCCGCGGACTGGCCGCGCAACGACAAGGACAGCCAGGGCTTCCTGCGGACGCTGGCGCACCTGGCCGACCGGCAGATCCGGCAGCCCAACTGGCGTGAGTTCGGCGGCCTGTTCGCCGCCCTCGGCATCCCCGAGGACGCCCTGGTCAGGCTCGCCGACCGGGTCCCGGCGATGGCCAGACGGCCGTACGCCCTGCTCCACACAGACCTCCACCGCAAGAACCTGGTCCTGCCGTTCGCCGCCGAGCCACCGCTGTTCTGCGTCGACTGGGAGCTGGCCTCCTACGGCGATCCGCTGCACGACCTCGCCACCCATCTGGTGCGGATGCGCTACCCCCTTCACCAGTGGGAGGAGGTCATCGAGGCGTGGGCCGAGGCGCTGCGGCGGGCCCGGCCCGGCGCCCTCAACGGCCTGCACCGGGACCTCGACCACTACGTCGACTTCGAGCGCGCGCAGTCCCTCTACCCGGACGTCATGCGGGCCGCGGCCTCCCTGCGGGACCGGACCGACGACGAGAGCCTCGCCGAGGCGACGGCACAGGTGCGCGATGCGCTGGAGGTCGCCGCCCGGCCGCTGGGGCTCGGCAACCTCCCCGGTGAGCCGGAGATCGGGCGGATCCTGTACCGCTGGCGCGAGGCGAGGGACGCGAGCCGTAAGCCGCAGGCCCGGATCAGGGACTGGGACCCCGAGCGCCTCGTCCCGGAACACCCCCGGTTCTCGAGCGCGGCCGTGTACGAGGCCCTGCACGCGGAGGGCGCCGCCCCCGCCGGGCGGGTCTTCAAGGGCACCGGGCATCTGAACTCGGTGGTCCGGGTGCCCGGAGTGGACTTCCCGGTGGTGGTCCGGCGCAAGGTGGCGGACGCCTGCCGCCGCGAGCGGGGCTTTCTGAGCGAGCACGCCGTGCTGCGGGCCATCGAGCGCTCGGGGCTGCCGATCGCGGCCCCGAAGTTCCTGGCGCTGGGCACGAGTTATCAGAGTGAACCTTTCGCCATCCACACCTACGAGGGCCCGCAGGACATCGAGCGGCCCCCCGGCCACCCCGTGCACGGGCTGCTGCCGCACGAGGCCGACCGCCTCGTCGACCAGCTCGGCGCGCTGACCCGGGTGAACTTCCGGGAGGTCGACCCGGCCGCCGGTGAGGGCCGCTTCTACACCTGGCTCAGCGAGCAGCTCGTCCTGCTCGTGTCCGAGCTGCCGAAGGAGTCCCAGCGGCTCGCCCGGCTCCTCGGCCTGCCCGACGCCCCGCGCCTCAGCCAGATCCTCGCCCGGCACCAGGTCAGCGAGCGCCGACCCGCCCTCCTCCACGGCGACCTCAACCCCTGGAACCTGGTCCGCCGCTCCGACGAGCTGGCGCTGACCCTCATCGACTGGGAGATGGCGGTCGTCGGCGATCCGCTCTACGACCTGGTCCGGCACATGCACCTCACCCCGACCCGCCCGGAGATCCGGGACCGGATGTTCGAGCGCTGGTCGAAGCGGCTGGGCGCGGAGTTCACGGTCGACTGGTGGCGGGACTGGCGGGTCTACCGCTGGATCGAGATCGTCCGCTCGGCCTACATCGACCTCGACCGCCTGGTCACCGGTGACAGCCTGGACGCCCCCAACGTCCGGCGCGCGGTGGACTCGTACGGCATGACCCTGGCCGCGGCGATCGGCTCGCTCGGCCTGCCGACCCGCCCGACGGCGAACCCGCATCTGGTCCGGGCCCTGGCCTGA
- a CDS encoding TetR/AcrR family transcriptional regulator, giving the protein MSETGLRERKRRRMYEAVSEVAIRLFLEKGFDAVSVAEVAAAAEISKPTLFRYFPAKEDLVLYRISDHEDESARVVREAAGGSPVDALRLHFLAGLDRCDPVTGLNDHPQVLAFHSLLYGTPALVARAYTHQQRSEAALAEALGGDLDARLAAGQIMAVQRILALENWRRISEGERVEDVRGDAVAAAERAFGRLVSQLG; this is encoded by the coding sequence ATGAGTGAGACCGGGTTGCGGGAGCGGAAGCGGCGGCGGATGTACGAGGCCGTCTCGGAGGTGGCGATCCGGCTGTTTCTGGAAAAGGGCTTCGACGCGGTGTCGGTCGCCGAGGTGGCGGCCGCGGCGGAGATCTCCAAGCCGACGCTCTTCCGGTACTTCCCGGCCAAGGAGGATCTGGTGCTGTACCGGATCTCCGACCACGAGGACGAGTCGGCGCGGGTGGTCAGGGAGGCGGCCGGGGGGTCGCCCGTGGACGCGCTGCGGCTGCACTTCCTGGCGGGACTCGATCGGTGCGATCCCGTCACCGGGCTCAACGACCACCCCCAGGTGCTCGCTTTCCACTCCCTGCTCTACGGCACTCCGGCGCTGGTCGCCCGCGCGTACACGCATCAGCAGCGGTCCGAGGCCGCCCTCGCCGAGGCGCTCGGCGGCGACCTGGACGCCCGGCTGGCCGCCGGGCAGATCATGGCCGTCCAGCGGATTCTGGCGCTGGAGAACTGGCGGCGGATCTCGGAGGGGGAGCGGGTGGAGGACGTGCGGGGGGATGCGGTGGCGGCGGCTGAGCGGGCGTTCGGGCGGTTGGTGTCGCAACTTGGCTGA